The sequence TTCAATCCTATTAAACTTGAAATTTCCAAGAGTATCAACGATTATAGATGCCACTGCGTAATCCTCAATCCCATTATTTATAATATCCTTACTAATCTGAATATCTTTAGCCAAAAACATTCTCATTTCAACGTCGGAATCAAGATAAATTGCAGGTCTATTTACTTTTGTTAATGTAAACAGATTACCTGTTTTAATATAGAATGAATCTGCTTCGTAAAAAGCATTATTAAGAGGTTCAAAATCATTGTTCGTATAATTATATTTAAAATGTAACGATTTATAGTTAAAAATCCATTCGCCAATTCTTTTATTCTTTTCATAATATCCTTGAGATAATGTATCTCTGGTCGATTTTAAAATTTTAATGTAGTAACCTTCAAATTCATTGGTTTGTGCATTAACTGTATATTTTTCAATAATACCGGAATTTACTATTTTTTTCTTTTTAAGGGTCTGCCCAGAAACATAAAGTATATTACAAGTTAGAATAATAATAAATAATAAATATTTCATAGTTTTAATCATTTTTAAATTGTGATTAAAGTCAACTTTTATTAATTTAATCTGGATTCCATTATTAATAGTCGATTTAAACACTTTATTTTCTATATGTTAAAAAAATAAATTAATTTATCCTTAGTATCATAAATCTGTCAAATATTCTGATGTGGGTAATGCACCCCAACATCCGTATATATCAAAGAGTAAATATATTTCCATTATACAATTAATCCAAATAATTTTATTTGTTTGCCCTTATGGTTCTAATAGAAATTTTCTCTAAAAACATAACAGTTATTATAAATACAATAATAAGTAAAGTGTTTATACTTAGTTTAATAACTTCGTTTTCCTGTTCAAATTTAACACTAATAAAATAAAGTCCGAGAGCAACAATAAAATATATTACAATGGTTTTAATATCATATTTAATTTTATAAAAGTGTTGTCCCAGAAAATATGAAAAGAACATCATTGTTAAATAACAAACAAATGTAGCATATGCCGAGCCTAAATACCCTATTTTCGGGATTAATATAATATTTAGGATTATAGTAACAATTGCACCAAATATTGCAATCATTGCACCAAAATGCGTTAAATTGTTTATCTTATACCAAACTGAAAGATTATAAAATATTCCCAAAAATAAATTTGCAATTAAAACTATTGGTACAATTTTTAAACCTTCATGAAATTTATCATCAATAAAATATTTAACTATATCCATGTATAACATTACTCCAAGAAAAATGAACAATCCAAAAATTATAAAATATTTCATTACATCAGCATAAGTTTCTTTCGGATTTTTTTCTTTTACCTGTTTAAAAAAGAACGGCTCTGCAGCAAACCGGAACATTTGTATAAAAATTGTCATCAATATTGCTAATTTGTAGTTTGCTCCATATATTCCGACTTGTTCCATTGCATTAATATTTTCGGGTAACAAATATTTTAGAAATACTTTGTCTGCTACTTCGTTTATCATTCCTGCTAATCCTACAATAAGAAGGGGGTAAGAATATTTAAGTATATTTTTTAACAGACTAAAGTCAAAATATAATTTAACCTTAATTACATCTTTAAAAAGAAGAAACAAAGTTAAAATGCTGGCTATCAGATTTGAAATAAAAGCATATCCTACACCTATTTCTTTTGAATAAATCCTATCAATAAATGAAAATGAATAATGTTTTTCAAGATATGGACAAATAATAAAGAAGAACACATTAAATCCTATATTTACTGATACATTAAAGATTTTTATCAATGAAAATTTTAATGCTTTATTTTGTTGTCTTAACCTTGCAAATGGTATGGTTGAAAAAGCATCACAACTAATAATAATACCAAACCAAATAATATATTCCTTATTTGAACTATACTGTATTAAATCGGCAATTGGTTGTGCAAAATTTATTATTAAAATAATAAATAAT is a genomic window of Bacteroidales bacterium containing:
- a CDS encoding polysaccharide biosynthesis C-terminal domain-containing protein translates to MNNIKKLAGQTVVYGLGTIIPRVLNYLILTPFYTRIFLKGEYGVITELYAYVAFLMVLLTYGMETGFFRFSEQEKNPDKVYSTSLISLFITSLLFIILIINFAQPIADLIQYSSNKEYIIWFGIIISCDAFSTIPFARLRQQNKALKFSLIKIFNVSVNIGFNVFFFIICPYLEKHYSFSFIDRIYSKEIGVGYAFISNLIASILTLFLLFKDVIKVKLYFDFSLLKNILKYSYPLLIVGLAGMINEVADKVFLKYLLPENINAMEQVGIYGANYKLAILMTIFIQMFRFAAEPFFFKQVKEKNPKETYADVMKYFIIFGLFIFLGVMLYMDIVKYFIDDKFHEGLKIVPIVLIANLFLGIFYNLSVWYKINNLTHFGAMIAIFGAIVTIILNIILIPKIGYLGSAYATFVCYLTMMFFSYFLGQHFYKIKYDIKTIVIYFIVALGLYFISVKFEQENEVIKLSINTLLIIVFIITVMFLEKISIRTIRANK